A single Muntiacus reevesi chromosome 9, mMunRee1.1, whole genome shotgun sequence DNA region contains:
- the LOC136174570 gene encoding olfactory receptor 52Z1P-like, which translates to MTTSSNYSNLRDIWYTMIGIPGLEDAHMWISIPICSMYIVAVVGNTLLLFLIFTEHSLHEPMYLFLSMLALADIFLSTVTTPKMLAIFWFQEGGISFGSCVSQMFFLHFIFGAESAILLAMAFDRYVAICYPLRYTAILTPSVIGKIGIASIIRSFLICFPLVFLVYRLTYCGRNIIRHSYCEHMGIARLACDSIQVNIYYGVIVALFSTGLDVVLIIISYALILCTVFRIPSQDARLKALGACGSHVCVILLFYIPAFFSSFAHRFGGHSIPLHIHILLANLYVVVPPALNPIIYGVKTKQIQEKFIQVFSLSKKFC; encoded by the coding sequence ATGACAACCTCTTCAAACTACAGTAATCTTAGAGACATTTGGTACACCATGATTGGGATCCCAGGACTGGAAGATGCACACATGTGGATCTCCATCCCCATTTGTTCCATGTACATAGTTGCTGTTGTAGGAAATACCCTCTTGCTATTTCTGATCTTCACTGAACACAGTCTTCATGAACCCATGTACCTTTTCCTCTCCATGTTAGCCTTGGCAGATATCTTTCTCTCCACTGTCACCACACCCAAGATGTTAGCAATCTTCTGGTTCCAAGAAGGGGGTATATCTTTTGGTAGCTGTGTGTCCCAGATGTTTTTCCTCCACTTCATCTTTGGGGCAGAGTCTGCCATACTGCTAGCCATGGCATTTGATCGCTATGTAGCCATCTGTTATCCACTAAGATACACTGCCATTCTAACACCCTCAGTCATTGGGAAAATAGGCATTGCTTCTATAATTaggagtttcctcatctgttttccCTTGGTTTTTCTGGTTTATCGGCTTACTTATTGTGGAAGGAACATTATTCGTCACTCATACTGTGAACATATGGGCattgccaggcttgcctgtgatAGCATTCAAGTCAACATCTACTATGGGGTGATTGTGGCTCTATTTTCCACAGGCCTGGATGTGGTGCTAATCATCATCTCTTACGCCCTAATCCTCTGTACTGTGTTTAGAATTCCTTCCCAAGATGCCCGGCTCAAGGCTCTGGGTGCTTGTGGCTCCCATGTCTGTGTTATATTACTGTTCTATATCCCAGCCTTTTTTTCATCCTTTGCTCACCGATTTGGGGGCCACAGTATACCACTCCATATACATATTCTTCTTGCCAATCTTTATGTGGTGGTACCTCCCGCTCTCAACCCCATCATTTATGGAGTTAAGACCAAGCAAATTCAGGAGAAATTTATCCAGGTCTTTTCTTTGAGCAAGAAATTTTGCTGA
- the LOC136175807 gene encoding olfactory receptor 51A4-like, which translates to MELINCSYFQPPTLLLTGIPGLEAVQIWISIPLCIMYLIALLGNSTILFIIKTTSSLHQPQYIFLSMLAATDIGLSLSTLTTVLSVFLLNHREIEFHSCLMQMFFIHTFSSMESAILLAMAFDRFVAIRNPLHYTVILTHSRIMGMGLAAMIRGVVLMVPLPILLNRLPFCKDIILSHSYCYHPDVMKLACGPITVNIIYGLSLVLCSFGVDCMFIVISYILILKTVLGIASKDGQLKALNTCVSHIFTVCIFYVPLIVLALIHRFGTFTSPLLHVTMANLFLFLTPVLNPLVYSLKTKQIRFTVHKVFKSRENLLI; encoded by the coding sequence ATGGAGCTTATAAACTGTAGCTATTTCCAGCCACCCACTCTCCTTTTAACAGGCATCCCTGGACTTGAAGCTGTGCAAATATGGATCTCTATCCCACTGTGTATCATGTACCTAATTGCCCTCCTAGGAAACAGCACTATCCTCTTCATCATCAAAACCACCTCCAGCCTTCACCAGCCTCAGTACATCTTCCTGTCCATGCTGGCAGCCACAGATATTGGTCTGTCTTTATCAACTCTGACTACAGTCCTCAGTGTCTTCCTCCTGAATCACAGAGAGATTGAGTTCCACTCCTGCCTAATGCAGATGTTCTTTATCCACACCTTCTCCTCCATGGAGTCAGCCATCCTGCTGGCCATGGCCTTTGATAGATTTGTAGCTATTCGCAACCCACTGCACTACACAGTAATCTTAACCCATTCTCGGATTATGGGGATGGGGCTTGCCGCCATGATTAGGGGTGTGGTGTTGATGGTACCTTTGCCAATACTGCTCAATCGATTGCCCTTCTGCAAGGACATCATTCTATCACATAGTTATTGCTACCACCCTGATGTTATGAAGCTGGCTTGTGGCCCTATCACAGTCAACATCATATATGGGTTGTCCCTTGTCCTGTGCTCCTTTGGAGTTGACTGTATGTTCATTGTCATTTCATACATcctaattttgaaaacagtgcTGGGTATTGCCTCCAAAGATGGTCAGCTCAAGGCACTTAATACCTGTGTTTCCCACATTTTCACTGTTTGCATCTTTTATGTGCCACTCATTGTGTTGGCTCTGATTCATAGGTTTGGCACATTCACATCTCCTCTTCTGCATGTCACCATGGCCAACCTCTTCCTCTTCTTGACTCCTGTTCTTAACCCCTTGGTTTACagtctaaaaacaaaacagataaggTTCACAGTGCACAAGGTATTCAAGAGCAGGGAAAACTTGCTAATATAA
- the LOC136175809 gene encoding olfactory receptor 51I1-like, whose product MGDEKRILYNNVEQKISWNKKNEPPSITPKVSLHPKKGEKRLGLQSYLHLSMWSFNHTASNSPIFSFIGIPGLKAAQIWISIPFCLLYLLAFVGNAVLLILVKAEQTLHEPQFYFLAMLALTDLGLSLSTMPSVLAIFWFNVHYIGLDACLTQMLFIHALSSVESGVLVAMAFDRLVAVCAPLNYTRLLTHSAVACLGGAAVIRGATLVAPLPFLLRTFPFCGANILSHSYCYLPDILNLACGDATFSGVYGLVFVLFTFAVDVVFILASYMKILATVIKLENQDRNWKSLHTCACHLCTVFVFYLPLISLAVLHRYTQNTSPILFTSLSNTYLLMTPLLNPLVYSLKSRQIQAALRKRFWVQRVIAGE is encoded by the coding sequence ggtgagaagcgtcTTGGACTTCAGTCTTACCTACACCTTTCCATGTGGTCTTTTAATCACACTGCTTCTAATTCACCCATCTTCTCCTTCATTGGTATACCTGGTCTGAAGGCTGCCCAAATATGGATCTCCATTCCCTTCTGCCTCCTGTACCTCCTAGCCTTTGTGGGAAATGCTGTTCTGCTTATCCTAGTTAAAGCAGAACAGACTCTTCATGAACCTCAGTTCTATTTCTTGGCCATGCTGGCCCTTACTGACCTAGGCCTTTCATTGTCTACAATGCCTAGTGTCTTGGCTATCTTCTGGTTCAATGTCCACTACATTGGCCTCGATGCCTGCTTAACCCAAATGCTCTTCATCCACGCCCTCTCCTCAGTAGAATCAGGAGTCCTTGTAGCCATGGCTTTTGACCGCTTGGTAGCTGTCTGTGCTCCGCtgaactacaccaggctcctgaCCCACTCTGCTGTCGCCTGCCTTGGTGGAGCTGCTGTCATACGCGGTGCCACCCTGGTGGCCCCTCTGCCTTTCCTCCTCAGGACCTTCCCTTTCTGTGGGGCCAATATCCTCTCTCACTCTTACTGCTACCTCCCTGATATCCTGAACTTGGCCTGTGGAGACGCCACTTTTAGCGGTGTCTATGGATTGGTCTTTGTGCTCTTCACATTTGCAGTAGATGTTGTCTTCATCTTAGCTTCATACATGAAGATCTTGGCCACTGTTATAAAGCTGGAGAATCAAGACAGAAACTGGAAATCACTGCATACCTGTGCCTGTCACCTATGCACAGTATTTGTGTTTTATCTGCCCCTCATCAGCTTGGCGGTGCTGCATCGCTACACTCAGAACACTTCCCCAATTCTGTTTACCAGCTTGAGTAATACCTACCTCCTCATGACACCACTGCTCAACCCTCTTGTCTACAGTCTCAAATCCAGGCAGATCCAGGCTGCTCTGCGCAAGCGATTTTGGGTGCAACGTGTTATTGCTGGAGAATGA